In Cervus elaphus chromosome 7, mCerEla1.1, whole genome shotgun sequence, the following proteins share a genomic window:
- the LOC122697742 gene encoding 60S ribosomal protein L22-like 1 — protein sequence MAPKKDRKPKKSTWKFNLDLTHPVEDGIFDPGNFEQFLWEKVKVNGKTGNLGNVVHIELFKNKIIVVSEKQFSKRYLKYLTKKYLKKNNLRDWLCVVASDKEIYELRYFQISQDEDESESED from the coding sequence ATGGCACCGAAGAAAGACAGGAAACCTAAGAAGTCAACCTGGAAGTTTAATTTGGATCTTACTCATCCAGTAGAGGATGGAATTTTTGATCCTGGAAATTTTGAACAATTTCTGTGGGAGAAGGTTAAAGTGAATGGAAAAACTGGAAATCTTGGGAATGTCGTTCACATTGAACTCTTCAAGAATAAAATCATAGTCGTTTCTGAGAAACAGTTCTCTAAAAGGTATTTGAAGTACCTTACCAAGAAATACCTTAAAAAGAACAATCTTCGTGATTGGCTTTGTGTAGTTGCATCTGACAAGGAGATTTATGAGCTTCGTTACTTCCAGATTAGTCAAGATGAAGATGAATCTGAGTCTGAGGACTAG